In Bacteroidia bacterium, one genomic interval encodes:
- a CDS encoding aminodeoxychorismate/anthranilate synthase component II, protein MNILVIDNFDSFTYNLVHYIEKAAGVRPTVWRNNSHVIDEVASFDKICISPGPGLPSQAGITKEVIRQYASEKSILGVCLGHQAIAEVFGGSLRNLQQVLHGVVRPVNVLVQDVIFENIPITFPAARYHSWVVDQTGSQLQVIAGDDNGEVMAIKHVLYSVYGVQFHPESIMTEYGLQLIYNWIHKT, encoded by the coding sequence GTGAATATTTTAGTCATTGATAACTTTGATTCTTTTACCTACAACCTTGTTCATTATATTGAAAAGGCAGCCGGTGTACGTCCAACAGTTTGGCGCAACAATTCACACGTAATTGATGAGGTTGCTTCATTTGATAAGATTTGCATTTCTCCCGGACCGGGATTACCTTCACAGGCAGGCATTACCAAAGAGGTTATCAGGCAGTATGCATCAGAAAAATCAATACTTGGCGTTTGTTTAGGTCATCAGGCTATTGCAGAAGTTTTTGGGGGCAGCCTTCGTAATTTACAACAAGTTTTGCATGGCGTAGTGCGACCGGTAAATGTATTGGTGCAAGATGTGATATTTGAAAATATACCAATAACGTTTCCTGCTGCACGCTATCACTCTTGGGTAGTGGATCAAACAGGAAGTCAACTTCAGGTTATAGCCGGTGACGACAATGGCGAAGTGATGGCAATAAAGCATGTTCTTTATTCTGTTTATGGTGTTCAGTTTCATCCTGAAAGTATAATGACAGAATATGGACTACAACTTATTTATAATTGGATTCATAAAACCTGA
- a CDS encoding response regulator transcription factor, which yields MADQNLRILLVEDEQTLSETIKLNLEMEGYYVNAIGDGKTAIKVFKEARYNLVILDVMLPEISGFTVCEAIRLENLDVPILFLSAKNHPNDRITGLKLGGDDYLTKPFNLEELLLRVHNLIRRSTANKDATSLSTYNLNNNQINFAQLEIKRADGTTTHLTKKESLLLKLLIEKRNEVVSREHILETVWGYDIYPSTRTIDNFIVTFRKYFEPDPSNPKYFISVRGVGYKFADQG from the coding sequence ATGGCTGATCAAAATCTAAGAATTTTGTTGGTGGAAGATGAGCAAACCTTGTCTGAAACAATAAAGCTGAACCTTGAAATGGAAGGCTACTATGTAAATGCAATTGGTGATGGTAAAACCGCCATTAAAGTGTTTAAAGAAGCACGTTATAATCTTGTAATTTTAGATGTAATGCTTCCTGAAATCAGTGGATTTACTGTTTGCGAAGCAATACGTCTTGAGAATCTTGATGTGCCCATTTTATTTCTTTCAGCCAAAAACCACCCAAACGACAGAATTACCGGTCTTAAATTAGGAGGTGATGATTATCTGACCAAGCCCTTTAACCTTGAAGAGTTGTTACTCAGAGTGCATAATCTTATCAGAAGGAGCACAGCCAATAAGGATGCGACATCTCTTTCGACTTATAATCTGAACAACAATCAAATTAATTTTGCACAACTTGAAATAAAACGTGCCGATGGTACTACAACACATCTGACAAAAAAGGAATCGTTATTGTTGAAATTACTGATAGAAAAACGCAATGAAGTTGTTTCGCGCGAACACATTCTTGAAACTGTTTGGGGTTATGATATCTATCCCAGTACCCGAACAATAGATAACTTTATCGTTACATTCAGGAAATATTTTGAACCAGACCCATCCAATCCAAAATATTTTATCTCTGTAAGGGGTGTTGGTTACAAATTTGCCGATCAGGGTTGA
- a CDS encoding DUF6798 domain-containing protein: MSQNYSLSQSGKYWIWSIFYSLLFLAVYGYKFNCSDLEEHLPAVYKMLNPLLYQGDYVTEFLASGFSVRYFYNHTLYYSGLVFPLPTVAFTFMLLLLTVFIFYIQKTSFVIFKNHITATITPFIAIILLNKITVGGNTVSDNMLTCTVFANTLCMATFYYAFSSRMRIAVLCCGLATWYQPLVGMQVFLLLLLMQSVSSKFRIKEIVTIIIFYLVSASPMLIPLFYRQFFAEIATPDMLFYYILYVFRNPHHYLPSFFPIVDYIKSGVLFLISGLLFFRFPTKYNRQIIVIISGIAAGMIFYYLIFDALGIMVVGKLQWFKTSVWLTIFCSFYIAHFIAQQKLIEKTFQFKWMSACVIALSIIVFYLITHASQLPIERLKSRYAIGQFKKTDLTLMHEWIRENTPVTTKILSFPDDDSFLCEAQRPTPVAWKAIIHEPWFLKQWYYNFTTDYNLERKIEWKNINRREKANAAYSGTNHKPDNKSYSMILLNNNKLPEQVKGRIIHRQGEYTLWQWN, encoded by the coding sequence ATGTCGCAGAATTATTCACTGTCACAATCGGGTAAATATTGGATTTGGTCCATATTTTACAGCCTGTTGTTTCTGGCAGTTTACGGCTACAAATTTAATTGTAGTGACCTTGAAGAACATTTGCCGGCTGTTTACAAAATGCTGAACCCGCTATTGTATCAAGGTGATTATGTGACTGAGTTTCTGGCTTCGGGTTTCTCTGTTCGTTATTTTTATAATCACACTTTATATTATTCCGGACTTGTGTTTCCGTTACCAACTGTTGCTTTTACATTCATGTTGTTGCTGCTGACAGTATTTATTTTTTACATTCAAAAAACTTCATTTGTAATTTTCAAGAACCATATTACCGCTACAATAACTCCTTTCATAGCAATTATCTTATTGAATAAAATTACAGTTGGTGGAAATACTGTTTCAGACAATATGCTGACTTGTACCGTTTTTGCTAACACACTTTGTATGGCAACATTTTACTACGCTTTTAGTTCGCGTATGAGAATAGCTGTGCTCTGTTGCGGGCTTGCTACATGGTATCAACCGTTGGTAGGCATGCAGGTGTTTTTATTGCTCTTGCTGATGCAATCGGTATCTTCCAAATTCAGAATCAAAGAAATTGTCACGATAATAATTTTCTATTTAGTGTCAGCTTCACCAATGCTAATACCTTTATTCTACCGTCAGTTTTTTGCAGAAATCGCAACACCTGACATGCTTTTTTATTATATTTTATATGTTTTCAGAAATCCACATCATTATCTACCTTCCTTTTTTCCAATTGTAGATTATATTAAAAGCGGTGTATTATTTCTGATATCCGGTTTGTTATTTTTTAGATTTCCAACAAAATACAACAGACAAATAATTGTGATAATTTCAGGCATTGCTGCGGGTATGATTTTTTACTATTTAATTTTTGATGCTTTAGGAATAATGGTTGTAGGTAAATTGCAATGGTTTAAAACTTCGGTTTGGCTTACCATATTCTGTAGTTTCTATATAGCTCATTTCATAGCACAGCAAAAACTGATAGAAAAGACATTTCAGTTTAAGTGGATGTCTGCCTGTGTCATTGCTTTATCAATTATTGTCTTTTATTTAATTACACATGCTTCACAACTACCAATAGAGAGGCTGAAATCTCGTTATGCAATTGGTCAGTTTAAAAAAACTGATTTAACACTGATGCATGAATGGATCAGAGAAAACACCCCTGTGACCACAAAGATTTTGAGCTTCCCTGATGACGATTCATTTTTATGTGAAGCACAACGACCTACACCTGTGGCATGGAAAGCTATTATCCACGAGCCATGGTTTCTGAAACAATGGTATTATAATTTCACAACCGATTATAATCTGGAAAGAAAAATTGAATGGAAAAATATCAACCGGAGAGAAAAGGCAAATGCTGCTTACTCAGGCACAAATCATAAGCCAGATAACAAAAGTTATTCTATGATTTTATTAAATAATAATAAACTACCGGAACAAGTCAAAGGCAGAATAATACACCGGCAGGGAGAATATACCCTATGGCAGTGGAACTAA
- a CDS encoding OmpA family protein: MRKIFLAIVLLCISHQINAQNSDRKWNLGLYGGATQYNGDMGQGFYKTNQPFYGFGAISVGYYLGKYADLQIMGTTGEAGFIEDQVNRFRIKMTTGSLHLRFHFTKPEAAVRPFLFAGAGIIVWDRNIWAQNGDVVSRYDYALPSFGGGLNFRLSESFNLVIQETFMLSSEDDVDRQVNQNNDGFLFHTVGLTFNLGKNKDSDDDGVADKKDNCPNTPKGVKVDASGCPVDSDNDGVADYMDDCPTAPGTLPLKGCPDRDGDGISDKDDLCPDVKGLAILKGCPDEDGDGVADNLDKCPETKKGYKVDANGCPFDSDGDGLVNEEDMCPEVPGVIALKGCPDSDGDGVADYEDRCPTIKGTITNKGCPEITKEDVKKITQIASSIYFESNSDKLKPASLVQLDALVGILKKYDAANLSIEGHTDNKGDDAYNLNLSQKRCDAVKNYLMSKGIFESRLTATGFGETKPIAGNDTPEGRAKNRRVELKTSY, encoded by the coding sequence ATGAGGAAAATATTTTTGGCTATCGTTTTATTGTGCATCAGCCATCAGATTAATGCACAAAACAGTGACCGCAAATGGAACTTGGGTTTATATGGCGGTGCTACCCAATATAATGGCGATATGGGACAAGGTTTTTATAAAACCAATCAGCCATTTTATGGTTTCGGTGCTATATCCGTAGGATATTATCTCGGAAAATATGCCGATTTACAAATAATGGGTACAACAGGCGAAGCAGGATTTATTGAAGATCAGGTAAATCGTTTCAGAATAAAAATGACTACGGGAAGTTTGCATTTACGTTTTCATTTCACAAAGCCTGAAGCAGCAGTCAGACCATTTTTATTTGCCGGAGCAGGAATAATAGTTTGGGATAGAAATATTTGGGCACAAAATGGAGATGTCGTAAGTCGTTATGATTATGCATTACCTTCCTTTGGTGGTGGTTTAAATTTCAGACTTTCTGAATCTTTCAACCTAGTTATTCAGGAAACATTTATGCTCTCCTCAGAAGATGATGTTGACAGGCAAGTGAATCAGAACAATGATGGATTTTTATTTCATACTGTTGGCTTAACATTTAATCTTGGCAAAAACAAAGATTCTGATGATGATGGTGTTGCTGATAAGAAGGATAACTGCCCAAATACACCTAAAGGGGTTAAGGTAGATGCATCGGGTTGTCCTGTTGACTCAGATAATGATGGTGTTGCCGATTATATGGATGATTGCCCTACAGCACCGGGAACTCTGCCCTTGAAAGGCTGCCCCGACAGAGATGGTGATGGCATTAGTGATAAAGATGATTTATGCCCGGATGTAAAAGGTTTAGCAATTCTAAAAGGCTGCCCTGACGAAGATGGTGATGGTGTAGCTGATAACCTTGACAAGTGTCCTGAAACCAAGAAAGGATATAAAGTTGATGCAAACGGCTGCCCTTTTGATAGTGACGGAGATGGGTTGGTGAACGAAGAAGATATGTGTCCTGAAGTACCGGGTGTTATTGCCTTGAAAGGTTGCCCCGATAGCGATGGAGATGGTGTAGCTGATTACGAAGACAGATGCCCTACAATAAAAGGTACTATTACAAACAAAGGTTGTCCTGAAATTACAAAAGAAGATGTGAAAAAAATTACTCAAATAGCATCTTCAATTTATTTTGAAAGTAATAGTGATAAACTAAAGCCTGCTTCACTGGTACAACTGGATGCATTGGTCGGAATCCTGAAGAAGTATGATGCAGCAAATTTGTCAATAGAAGGTCATACCGATAATAAAGGCGATGATGCTTATAACCTTAATCTATCGCAAAAACGCTGTGATGCAGTAAAAAACTATCTGATGAGCAAAGGAATTTTTGAATCGAGATTAACAGCTACCGGTTTTGGAGAAACTAAGCCAATTGCCGGAAACGACACTCCTGAAGGAAGAGCAAAAAACAGAAGGGTAGAGCTGAAAACATCTTACTGA
- a CDS encoding Nif3-like dinuclear metal center hexameric protein, whose translation MIRINEVIKVLENWAPLAYQESYDNCGLLTGNSADEVKGIMICLDTTEAVLDEAIKENCNLIIAHHPILFSGLKKITGRNYVERVIIKAIKNNLAIYALHTNLDNINTGVNRQLCQQLGLENAKILLQKQGILKKLVTFTPIEQAEKVRKAFFAAGAGNISNYSECSFNIEGKGTFKPEAEANPTIGEKLIRHTESEVRTEVIYEAHREHLVLKALFESHPYEEVAYDIYTLTNTHQQTGSGMIGQLKEEIDEITFLQLVKSNLNCSVLKHTHLSQKKIRKVAVCGGSGIFLLPQAIDAGADALITSDIKYHQFFDADNRILLIDAGHYETEQFTMMLIKDLLIKKFTTFAIRLTKVDTNPVKYF comes from the coding sequence ATGATTAGAATCAACGAAGTCATAAAAGTATTAGAGAATTGGGCACCTTTGGCTTATCAGGAAAGTTATGACAATTGCGGTCTTTTGACTGGTAATTCCGCTGATGAAGTAAAAGGAATAATGATTTGCCTTGATACTACAGAAGCCGTACTCGATGAGGCAATCAAAGAAAACTGCAATTTGATTATCGCACATCATCCGATTTTATTCAGTGGGTTAAAAAAAATTACCGGAAGGAATTATGTTGAGCGTGTAATCATAAAGGCAATAAAAAACAACCTTGCAATTTATGCACTACATACCAACTTAGATAATATAAATACAGGAGTCAACCGGCAGTTATGCCAACAGTTGGGTCTTGAAAATGCTAAAATATTGTTGCAAAAACAGGGCATTTTAAAGAAATTAGTAACCTTTACGCCAATTGAGCAGGCTGAAAAAGTCAGGAAAGCCTTTTTTGCAGCAGGTGCCGGAAACATCAGTAATTACAGCGAATGCAGTTTTAATATTGAGGGCAAAGGCACATTTAAACCTGAAGCAGAAGCGAATCCCACAATTGGAGAAAAGTTAATCAGACACACGGAGAGTGAAGTTCGTACAGAAGTTATTTATGAAGCACATAGAGAACATCTGGTGCTAAAAGCTTTGTTTGAATCACATCCTTATGAAGAAGTTGCCTACGACATTTACACATTAACCAATACGCATCAGCAGACAGGTTCAGGAATGATAGGCCAACTTAAAGAAGAAATAGATGAAATTACTTTTTTACAACTGGTTAAATCAAATTTAAATTGTAGTGTGTTAAAGCACACCCACTTAAGCCAAAAGAAAATAAGAAAAGTTGCCGTTTGTGGCGGTTCAGGTATTTTTCTGCTGCCGCAGGCAATTGACGCAGGTGCAGATGCTTTAATCACATCAGACATAAAATATCATCAGTTTTTTGACGCTGATAATAGAATTTTACTCATAGATGCCGGGCATTATGAGACCGAGCAGTTTACAATGATGCTGATTAAAGATTTGTTAATCAAAAAATTTACTACATTTGCCATCCGTTTAACAAAAGTGGATACAAATCCGGTAAAATATTTCTGA
- a CDS encoding C4-type zinc ribbon domain-containing protein: MAAKKPVKAVAKKTSAKPAAKKTAAKKTPAKKKAVVKPAVKKPIAKKAPVKKSAPAKPAKKAAAPKATKTKATEKEKKNIKAKPKETNTKVTSSKAVKKTSTGMSKTDTKAKTKGRSKKVEEPVITKVSKPVVKRLTETRNLKAIDTGTAAKLSSKYSVGDISQFQIKMPKKGVHDASAEEKLQALFQLQQIDSEIDRIQIVRGELPVEVKDLEDDVARLETRISNINNDMTEFDRMIAERKQGIKDSTAAIKKYEGQQNNVKNNREYESLAKEIEFQKLEIQLCEKRIKEYTFEITSKKQILTESEEDLTHRKSDLENKRKELDNIIAETRKEEDVLNEYSGKAAAIIEERLLSGYKKIRENAANGLAVVSIQRDSCGGCFNKVPPQRQLEIKQRKKVIVCEHCGRILVDQEIMTDLPENPA; encoded by the coding sequence ATGGCGGCAAAAAAACCTGTGAAAGCTGTAGCAAAAAAAACAAGTGCAAAGCCGGCAGCGAAAAAGACAGCAGCAAAAAAAACACCTGCTAAGAAGAAGGCTGTTGTAAAACCGGCAGTTAAAAAACCTATTGCAAAAAAGGCTCCGGTAAAAAAATCAGCTCCGGCAAAACCAGCTAAAAAGGCCGCTGCACCTAAAGCCACAAAAACTAAAGCTACTGAAAAAGAAAAGAAAAACATAAAAGCCAAACCGAAAGAAACAAATACAAAAGTCACATCATCAAAAGCAGTAAAAAAAACAAGTACAGGCATGTCAAAAACAGACACTAAAGCAAAAACAAAAGGCAGAAGTAAGAAAGTAGAAGAACCGGTAATTACCAAGGTGAGTAAACCAGTAGTGAAGCGTTTAACGGAAACACGTAATTTAAAAGCTATTGATACGGGTACGGCAGCAAAATTATCAAGCAAATACAGTGTTGGCGACATTTCACAGTTTCAGATTAAAATGCCTAAGAAAGGTGTTCATGACGCATCAGCAGAAGAAAAACTTCAAGCTTTGTTTCAACTTCAACAAATTGACTCTGAAATTGACAGAATTCAGATTGTAAGAGGAGAATTACCTGTTGAAGTAAAAGATCTTGAAGATGATGTTGCACGTCTTGAAACAAGAATCAGCAATATCAATAATGATATGACAGAGTTTGACAGGATGATTGCTGAAAGAAAACAAGGAATTAAAGATTCAACTGCTGCGATAAAGAAATATGAGGGTCAGCAAAACAATGTAAAAAACAATAGGGAGTATGAGTCGCTTGCTAAAGAAATAGAATTCCAGAAACTTGAAATACAACTTTGTGAGAAGCGGATTAAAGAATACACTTTTGAAATCACCTCTAAAAAACAAATCCTGACAGAATCAGAAGAAGACTTAACACATCGCAAATCTGATTTGGAAAACAAACGCAAAGAGTTAGACAACATCATTGCAGAAACCCGTAAGGAAGAAGATGTACTGAATGAATATTCTGGAAAAGCTGCTGCAATTATAGAAGAACGTTTGCTAAGCGGATATAAAAAGATTCGTGAAAACGCTGCCAACGGCTTGGCTGTAGTTTCTATTCAGCGTGATAGCTGTGGCGGTTGTTTTAACAAGGTTCCACCACAACGTCAGTTGGAGATTAAGCAACGCAAAAAAGTTATTGTATGCGAGCATTGCGGACGAATTCTTGTTGATCAGGAAATTATGACAGACTTGCCGGAAAATCCTGCATAA
- a CDS encoding GIY-YIG nuclease family protein: MRTFLFMFTVYVIHSQSHNVFYKGMTEDLERRLFQHNNGLLGTYTKNKAPWKLVYSETFLSKSDALKREKYFKTGAGRDFLKSKIIL, from the coding sequence ATGCGGACTTTTTTATTTATGTTCACTGTTTATGTTATCCATTCACAATCGCACAATGTCTTCTATAAAGGCATGACTGAAGATTTGGAGCGAAGATTGTTCCAGCATAACAATGGCCTACTTGGAACTTACACCAAAAATAAAGCTCCTTGGAAATTAGTCTATTCAGAAACTTTTCTTTCTAAATCTGATGCGCTCAAAAGAGAAAAATATTTCAAAACCGGTGCCGGCAGAGACTTCCTTAAATCTAAAATTATTCTTTAG
- a CDS encoding GIY-YIG nuclease family protein, with product MRTFLFMFTVYVIHSQSHNVFYKGMTEDLERRLFQHNNGLLGTYTKNKAPWKLVYSETFLSKSDALKREKYFKTGVGRDFLKSKIIL from the coding sequence ATGCGGACTTTTTTATTTATGTTCACTGTTTATGTTATCCATTCACAATCGCACAATGTCTTCTATAAAGGCATGACTGAAGATTTGGAGCGAAGACTGTTCCAGCATAACAATGGCCTACTTGGAACTTACACCAAAAATAAAGCTCCTTGGAAATTAGTCTATTCAGAAACTTTTCTTTCTAAATCTGATGCGCTCAAAAGAGAAAAGTATTTCAAAACCGGTGTCGGCAGAGACTTCCTTAAATCTAAAATTATTCTTTAG
- a CDS encoding GIY-YIG nuclease family protein, which yields MRTFLFMFTVYVIHSQSHNVFYKGMTEDLERRLFQHNNGLLGTYTKNKAPWKLVYSETFLSKSDALKREKYFKTGAGRDFLKSKITL from the coding sequence ATGCGGACTTTTTTATTTATGTTCACTGTTTATGTTATCCATTCACAATCGCACAATGTCTTCTATAAAGGCATGACTGAAGATTTGGAGCGAAGATTGTTCCAGCATAACAATGGCCTACTTGGAACTTACACCAAAAATAAAGCTCCTTGGAAATTAGTCTATTCAGAAACTTTTCTTTCTAAATCTGATGCGCTCAAAAGAGAAAAATATTTCAAAACCGGTGCCGGCAGAGACTTCCTTAAATCTAAAATTACTCTTTAG